A stretch of Acidicapsa ligni DNA encodes these proteins:
- a CDS encoding ABC transporter permease, with protein sequence MGIFRRILALGKRSELDRENEDELRDHVQMRTEANLAKGMSLEQAARAARLRFGNPTVLKERVGAEDAALNLESLFRDVRYALRGFSRSPGFTTVAILTLALGIGANTAVFQLLDAVRLRSLPIQKPEELAELRIVGGNRGIGITDSAYANFTIPMWQEIRLHHDPFSGVFAWRQADMAVGPPNEEKHVNGLEVSREFFNVLGVLPLQGRLIEPQDEGGCELSKVVASYPFWKTQMGGQPITPSTTILVEGHAVQVLGVTPPSFFGVVVGDRFDLAYPTCTPPNPRREAFNFSVMGRLKPGWDMDRASGYFNSLSPGVFESSAPTNYSPETIKTFKSFRLAAYPAGAGVSRLRDAYDSSLQLLLAITGLVLLIACANLANLMLARATARQREMAIRMALGASRRRMLRQLLIESSLLAISGASLGIALAQPLSRLLVASLGTSQYSIHLAISTDWRVLLFAAVVAALTCVIFGTVPAMRGANADPIASLKSGERGVIGSRERFSIQRLMVIMQIAVSMVLLVGALLFVRSYRNLMTLNLGMRENGITIAYFGFPALNIKPENQAEFKRQLMNDVRSIPGIQDAAATTNIPMSGTTWGHEVHVGAIEGGSRFTYADPHYFSTMGIPLLTGRAFTDADTNSSQFVLIVNQAFLRKYLSTTQPLGQLVHVMPEPHYPERTYQIIGTIPDTRYSEMREDSQPIAYVPAAQLPLDAQDPRVSAMIATSIGPDAIVALRHNIEAKYPNMSLQFFDFQQEIRDGLVGDRMMAMLSGFFGVLAALLVAVGLYGVLSYFITRRRNEIGIRIALGAKRGQVIALIMRDTAAMLLVGIVLGTGLALLAGRAATAMLFGLKAYDLATLAFAIVLLAFIAVLASWLPALKASNLDPVAALRSE encoded by the coding sequence ATGGGTATCTTCCGTCGTATTTTGGCCCTGGGCAAGCGTTCAGAACTTGACCGCGAGAATGAGGATGAGCTTCGCGACCACGTACAGATGCGTACCGAAGCCAATCTTGCAAAAGGTATGAGCCTAGAGCAGGCTGCCCGTGCTGCACGCCTTCGATTCGGCAATCCAACCGTGCTGAAAGAGCGTGTCGGGGCGGAGGATGCGGCTCTGAATCTGGAAAGTCTGTTCCGCGATGTACGTTACGCTCTGCGCGGATTCTCCAGGAGTCCCGGCTTCACCACGGTAGCGATTCTCACGCTGGCGCTCGGTATCGGCGCAAATACCGCCGTCTTTCAACTACTGGATGCCGTACGCCTCCGCAGTCTTCCTATCCAGAAGCCGGAGGAACTGGCGGAACTGCGCATTGTCGGCGGGAATAGGGGTATCGGGATCACAGACAGTGCTTATGCGAATTTCACCATTCCTATGTGGCAGGAGATTCGGCTCCATCACGATCCATTTTCCGGCGTTTTTGCATGGCGTCAAGCGGATATGGCAGTCGGTCCGCCCAACGAAGAAAAACACGTAAACGGGCTTGAGGTCAGTAGAGAGTTTTTCAACGTGCTCGGCGTTTTGCCTCTGCAAGGCAGGCTTATCGAGCCGCAGGACGAAGGCGGCTGTGAACTATCGAAAGTCGTCGCCAGTTATCCGTTTTGGAAGACTCAGATGGGCGGCCAGCCGATTACGCCAAGCACGACCATCCTCGTCGAAGGGCACGCGGTCCAGGTGCTCGGGGTAACGCCTCCATCCTTCTTTGGCGTCGTCGTGGGAGACAGGTTCGACCTCGCTTATCCAACATGTACGCCACCGAATCCTCGTCGAGAAGCGTTTAACTTTTCAGTCATGGGGCGGCTCAAGCCGGGCTGGGATATGGATCGAGCTTCAGGATATTTCAACTCCCTCAGTCCTGGCGTCTTCGAGAGCTCTGCTCCCACGAACTACAGCCCGGAGACGATCAAGACTTTTAAATCCTTCCGGCTCGCTGCCTACCCAGCAGGTGCGGGCGTGAGCAGACTACGCGATGCTTATGACTCCTCGCTGCAGTTACTCCTCGCCATCACGGGACTTGTGCTTCTCATTGCCTGCGCCAACCTGGCCAACCTGATGCTCGCTCGCGCCACAGCGCGTCAGCGGGAGATGGCTATTCGTATGGCCCTTGGTGCCTCGCGACGGCGCATGTTGAGGCAGTTGCTGATTGAGAGCAGTCTGCTCGCAATCAGCGGCGCATCGCTCGGTATTGCGCTTGCACAGCCTCTTAGCCGTCTACTCGTTGCATCGCTCGGTACCAGTCAATACTCGATCCATCTGGCGATCAGCACGGACTGGCGGGTACTGCTCTTCGCTGCAGTTGTGGCTGCTCTCACCTGCGTAATATTCGGCACTGTTCCAGCCATGCGTGGCGCGAACGCGGATCCTATCGCCTCACTCAAATCGGGTGAGCGCGGAGTCATTGGCAGCCGCGAACGCTTCTCGATCCAGCGCCTCATGGTCATCATGCAGATCGCGGTCTCCATGGTGCTGCTGGTTGGCGCTCTCCTGTTTGTCCGCAGCTATCGAAATCTGATGACCCTCAACCTTGGCATGCGTGAAAACGGAATCACGATCGCCTATTTCGGTTTTCCAGCATTGAATATCAAGCCGGAGAATCAGGCAGAGTTCAAACGGCAGTTAATGAACGATGTTCGCAGCATCCCTGGCATTCAGGACGCGGCTGCTACCACCAACATCCCGATGAGCGGAACCACCTGGGGTCATGAAGTCCATGTTGGCGCAATCGAGGGTGGAAGCAGATTCACGTATGCCGATCCGCACTATTTCTCCACTATGGGCATTCCGCTTCTCACCGGGCGAGCCTTCACGGATGCGGACACCAACTCTTCTCAGTTTGTCCTGATCGTCAATCAGGCCTTTCTTCGAAAATATCTCTCCACAACCCAACCCCTTGGCCAGCTTGTGCATGTCATGCCTGAGCCGCATTACCCCGAGCGAACGTATCAAATCATCGGCACCATTCCCGACACCCGGTACAGCGAGATGCGCGAAGACTCGCAGCCCATTGCCTACGTTCCGGCTGCTCAGCTTCCATTGGATGCACAGGATCCGAGAGTTTCAGCGATGATTGCTACCAGCATCGGACCGGATGCAATCGTTGCCCTGAGACATAACATCGAGGCCAAATATCCAAACATGAGTTTGCAGTTTTTCGACTTTCAACAGGAGATTCGTGACGGCCTCGTCGGAGACCGCATGATGGCCATGCTCTCCGGATTCTTTGGCGTGCTCGCCGCCCTGCTTGTAGCCGTCGGTCTCTATGGTGTGCTGTCGTACTTCATTACGCGGCGTCGTAACGAGATTGGCATCCGCATTGCGCTCGGCGCCAAACGAGGGCAGGTCATCGCCCTAATTATGCGGGACACAGCAGCCATGCTGCTGGTCGGAATCGTCCTCGGAACGGGACTGGCGCTTCTCGCCGGCCGCGCTGCCACAGCCATGCTCTTTGGCCTTAAGGCCTACGACCTTGCAACCCTGGCCTTCGCCATCGTGCTGCTAGCGTTCATCGCCGTCCTGGCCAGTTGGCTGCCCGCGCTCAAAGCGTCCAACCTGGATCCAGTCGCAGCATTACGTTCCGAGTGA
- a CDS encoding GTPase Era — translation MRSGFVSILGRPNAGKSTLLNALVGEKVAIVTSKPQTTRNRITGVLEVAASSSKGVKRPAAQIVFVDTPGVHKPGTQLDRRMMQEVYDALETRDVVMLLVDASRELQLESEVEGKIRAEEVLPLQPNGEGDPSEAVAEVDAAKKTEHRPNWRSEDEFIFGLVRKLDCPVFLVINKIDLIQREQLLPLIDRLMKQYSFAEVFPISARKRDGLDRLVEKLVETLPQGERYFPPEQFTDQPERFLVAELIRERILMETGEEVPYAAAVVIEKFEEPPPQPLKAKKPRPIKGGGVAEVKLPVTSISAVIYCERDGQKAILIGKGGVKLKAIGTSARKEIESLLGTRVYLELHVIVEPGWRESRGFIDTLDWRKQLEDMATRQAVDQAVDEAADQDVEPSEE, via the coding sequence TTGCGTTCAGGATTTGTTTCAATTTTAGGCCGGCCGAATGCCGGTAAAAGCACGCTGTTGAATGCACTGGTTGGCGAAAAAGTGGCGATCGTCACGAGCAAGCCGCAGACTACGCGCAATCGGATTACGGGTGTGCTTGAGGTGGCGGCGAGCAGCAGCAAGGGCGTGAAGCGTCCGGCTGCGCAGATTGTTTTTGTGGATACACCAGGTGTTCATAAGCCGGGCACGCAGCTTGACCGCCGCATGATGCAGGAGGTCTACGATGCGCTTGAGACGCGCGACGTGGTGATGCTCCTGGTAGACGCCAGCCGCGAGTTGCAGCTTGAGAGCGAAGTTGAGGGCAAAATTAGGGCCGAGGAAGTTTTGCCACTTCAACCCAATGGTGAAGGCGATCCCAGTGAAGCGGTTGCTGAAGTCGACGCGGCCAAGAAGACGGAGCATCGGCCTAACTGGCGTAGTGAAGACGAGTTCATCTTTGGGCTGGTACGCAAGCTGGATTGCCCTGTTTTTCTGGTGATTAACAAGATTGACCTTATCCAGCGCGAGCAGCTTTTGCCTTTGATCGATCGGCTGATGAAGCAGTATTCCTTTGCGGAGGTTTTTCCGATCAGTGCTCGCAAGCGCGATGGGCTGGATCGTCTGGTTGAAAAGCTGGTCGAGACTTTGCCGCAAGGTGAGAGGTATTTTCCGCCGGAGCAGTTTACGGATCAGCCGGAGCGTTTTCTGGTGGCGGAGCTGATACGCGAGCGCATCCTGATGGAGACGGGCGAAGAAGTTCCTTATGCTGCGGCGGTGGTGATTGAGAAGTTTGAGGAGCCGCCACCACAGCCGCTCAAGGCGAAGAAGCCTCGTCCGATCAAGGGTGGTGGTGTAGCAGAGGTAAAGCTGCCGGTGACGAGTATTTCAGCGGTGATCTACTGCGAGCGCGATGGGCAGAAGGCGATTCTGATTGGCAAGGGTGGAGTGAAGCTCAAGGCTATCGGGACGAGCGCGCGCAAGGAGATTGAGTCGTTGCTGGGGACGCGGGTTTACCTGGAGTTGCATGTGATTGTCGAGCCGGGCTGGCGTGAGTCGCGCGGATTTATCGACACGCTCGATTGGCGGAAGCAGTTGGAAGATATGGCGACCCGGCAAGCTGTCGATCAGGCTGTTGATGAGGCCGCTGATCAGGATGTCGAACCATCCGAAGAGTAA
- a CDS encoding hemolysin family protein, translating into MSIGSLCILILLAGILTIAAYVTRVHYEFGKILSREVQDNLDAWEEHIESRLWISRERGALAASVLMHLSMGMLALELGRVLFDRAANAGRPSTEEIFQAVLIIILIVVFCTQVVPFLLFQRTKGLWVVRLLWAVRLLLLVVFPVTLLISFLLSIATLAEEPVTAEEETAGDVEALLEAGEEEGILEESDRELVRSAVEFGDLLVRDIMTPRPQIFAVPESITLVEFLEELREHNYSRVPVYAGTLDAVTGIAFAHDLLQITDEEARVRTVATIRRPVALVPETKKGYELLRDMQREKQHMRIVIDEYGEVAGLVTIEDLLEQIVGNIGDEHEDEEDARVDDPQRISEGVWEVPGGFPVDRLDELAGPDWHPEEEDYEAQTVGGLVSEAEGRIPHAGEVVEIGSVRIEVVASSDRRVEKVRIFVTPDEFAAQAEDENDERSIRSRTGNRSNGNGSNGTEVE; encoded by the coding sequence ATGAGTATCGGTTCGTTATGCATTCTCATTTTGCTGGCTGGTATTTTGACGATTGCAGCGTATGTGACGCGAGTTCATTACGAATTTGGAAAGATCCTTTCGCGTGAGGTTCAGGACAATCTGGATGCATGGGAAGAGCATATTGAGAGCCGATTGTGGATCTCACGGGAACGGGGAGCGCTGGCTGCTTCCGTGCTCATGCATCTCTCGATGGGAATGCTGGCGCTTGAGCTTGGGAGAGTTTTGTTCGATCGTGCGGCAAATGCAGGCAGGCCGTCGACGGAGGAGATTTTTCAAGCTGTTCTGATCATTATTTTGATCGTGGTTTTCTGCACGCAGGTTGTGCCGTTTTTGCTTTTTCAGCGTACGAAGGGGCTTTGGGTTGTGCGGCTCTTGTGGGCAGTGCGGCTGCTGTTGCTGGTTGTTTTTCCTGTTACGCTGCTGATCAGTTTTCTGCTGTCGATAGCTACGCTCGCAGAGGAGCCGGTTACGGCGGAGGAAGAGACGGCAGGCGATGTAGAAGCGCTGCTGGAAGCAGGCGAAGAAGAGGGAATTCTGGAAGAGAGCGACCGCGAGTTGGTGCGCTCGGCGGTGGAGTTTGGCGACTTGCTGGTGCGGGATATCATGACGCCGCGGCCGCAGATTTTCGCAGTGCCTGAGTCGATTACGCTGGTGGAGTTCCTGGAAGAACTGCGGGAGCACAATTATTCGCGTGTACCTGTTTATGCCGGGACGCTGGATGCCGTTACCGGTATCGCTTTTGCGCATGATCTGTTGCAGATTACGGATGAGGAAGCGCGGGTTCGCACGGTGGCGACGATTCGACGTCCGGTGGCGCTGGTGCCTGAAACGAAGAAGGGCTATGAACTGCTACGCGATATGCAGCGCGAGAAGCAGCATATGCGCATCGTGATTGACGAGTACGGCGAAGTGGCTGGGTTGGTCACGATTGAAGATTTGCTGGAACAGATTGTGGGTAATATTGGCGATGAGCACGAGGATGAAGAGGATGCGCGGGTGGATGATCCGCAGCGCATCTCTGAAGGCGTGTGGGAAGTGCCGGGAGGGTTTCCGGTAGATCGACTGGACGAGCTGGCCGGGCCGGATTGGCATCCTGAAGAAGAGGATTATGAGGCGCAGACGGTTGGCGGGTTGGTCAGCGAGGCTGAGGGGCGAATTCCTCACGCAGGTGAGGTCGTAGAGATTGGCTCGGTGCGCATTGAGGTTGTGGCTTCTTCAGATCGCCGTGTGGAGAAGGTGCGCATTTTTGTTACGCCCGATGAGTTTGCAGCTCAAGCAGAGGATGAGAATGATGAGCGGAGTATTCGCTCACGAACTGGCAATAGAAGTAACGGCAACGGCAGTAACGGAACAGAAGTGGAGTAA
- the ybeY gene encoding rRNA maturation RNase YbeY encodes MILLDPDQPEAADGFPQLAPAVTVASTRRTRHPLPSQRTLTRYLREAQTAVGLKGEVTVLLTTDTGIRNLNRRFRKKNKATDVLSFPVDDPRFGSAGDLAISVETASRQAAQQGHKLAVELRVLMLHGMLHLAGYDHEVDEGQMAKKERRLRAKLKLPLGLIERVEGSSQFGSTR; translated from the coding sequence ATGATCCTCTTAGACCCAGACCAGCCGGAAGCGGCCGACGGCTTTCCGCAGCTTGCTCCAGCCGTTACGGTGGCGAGCACGCGGCGTACGCGGCATCCGCTTCCATCCCAAAGAACGCTCACGCGCTATCTGCGCGAGGCGCAAACCGCCGTGGGTTTGAAGGGCGAGGTCACTGTTCTGCTGACTACAGATACGGGCATACGCAATCTGAACCGACGGTTTCGCAAGAAAAACAAGGCTACGGATGTGCTTTCGTTTCCAGTCGATGACCCGCGATTTGGGTCGGCTGGAGATCTGGCCATTTCTGTAGAGACGGCGTCGCGGCAGGCTGCGCAGCAGGGGCACAAGCTGGCAGTAGAGCTGCGGGTGCTGATGTTGCATGGGATGTTGCATCTGGCTGGATACGATCACGAGGTCGATGAGGGGCAGATGGCTAAGAAAGAACGCAGGCTGCGGGCAAAGTTGAAGCTTCCGTTGGGATTGATTGAGCGGGTCGAAGGCAGCTCTCAATTCGGGAGCACGCGATGA
- a CDS encoding PhoH family protein: protein MKIALEITPNLEPLFGTRDENLRLMEDSLGVRIDLRSDAVHVQGPEDSVGRVKRIFSDFESLRRAGVHPFNGELHAMLKLVVADPAVTLKSLMDSAKQRTTGVKAGVQRAVTPRSINQAKYVEAIEQNDMIFGVGPAGTGKTYLAVAMAVAAMNAKKVSRIILVRPAVEAGERLGFLPGSLQEKVDPYLRPLYDALYDLCEPEKVDKMLEKNIIEVAPLAFMRGRTLSDAFIIMDEAQNTTTEQMKMFLTRLGNNSKAVITGDITQIDLPNPKKSGLVEAINLLGGVEGIKFCHFEDGDVVRHSLVQRIIRAYEGKSQQRELPLGLGDAQEQKPGSRTSIPGQSSTKPQ from the coding sequence TTGAAGATCGCTCTGGAGATTACGCCCAACCTTGAGCCCCTGTTCGGGACCCGCGACGAAAACCTGAGACTGATGGAAGATTCGCTCGGCGTGCGGATTGATCTGCGCTCCGATGCAGTTCACGTACAAGGGCCGGAGGATAGCGTGGGCAGGGTTAAGCGCATCTTCTCGGATTTTGAGTCGCTGCGCCGTGCGGGCGTGCATCCTTTCAATGGCGAACTTCACGCCATGCTAAAGCTGGTGGTGGCTGATCCGGCGGTGACGTTGAAGTCGTTGATGGACTCTGCGAAGCAGCGGACAACGGGCGTCAAGGCGGGCGTTCAGCGGGCGGTTACGCCGAGGTCGATCAACCAGGCGAAGTATGTCGAGGCGATTGAACAGAACGACATGATCTTCGGCGTTGGACCGGCGGGTACGGGCAAGACTTATCTTGCTGTAGCCATGGCGGTTGCCGCGATGAATGCGAAGAAAGTCAGCCGCATCATTCTGGTGAGGCCTGCGGTTGAGGCTGGTGAGCGGCTTGGTTTTTTGCCTGGCAGTTTGCAGGAGAAGGTCGATCCGTATTTGAGGCCGTTGTATGACGCGCTTTATGACCTTTGCGAGCCGGAAAAGGTCGACAAGATGCTGGAAAAGAACATCATCGAAGTTGCTCCGCTGGCGTTTATGCGTGGGCGGACTTTGAGCGATGCTTTCATCATCATGGATGAGGCGCAGAATACGACGACTGAGCAGATGAAGATGTTCCTGACGCGCTTGGGGAACAATTCAAAGGCGGTTATTACGGGCGACATTACGCAGATCGATCTGCCGAATCCGAAGAAATCGGGATTGGTGGAGGCGATCAACCTGCTTGGAGGGGTGGAAGGGATCAAGTTCTGCCACTTCGAGGATGGGGATGTGGTGCGGCATAGCCTGGTGCAGCGGATCATTCGCGCGTACGAAGGAAAGTCGCAGCAGCGGGAGTTGCCGCTTGGGCTGGGGGATGCACAGGAGCAGAAGCCGGGTTCCAGAACGAGCATTCCGGGGCAGTCTTCGACGAAACCTCAATAA
- a CDS encoding FG-GAP-like repeat-containing protein: MHFRWSSAFSALIFLAVPASFQMAAAQTPTATPNFGGFYAAPVVSAGSTESATIVTGDFNKDGKPDLVTVNSSGQLEILLNNGSGGFETPSIIAAPKLSGINSYTLNAAIALDLNGDGYSDLVLGTSPNSSLHPALVVLLNQKNGSFGAPVTLSLPNPTGYPIDTYSYGLAQTTTSGHNDIVAVEWLNTDQILLQVLTNDGSGNFSPQTAQTINVPVAQQPYSSAHVMPAFADVNHDGKQDLLLEREDDRLLTDYVDVLLGNGNGTFQLPSPNTTVTFPSSNAGLVPYTVLTAQSLTTDASKADLILINYAGVYTALGNGDGTFQTPNLLLNKTQTPNQSLQTGCVLQVQAVDLNGDSKPDLVAVGCGALVTYLGNGDGTFNGITGTAVGFDDGGYGSVNLIVTADFNGDGKVDFANSDASGNVELGIGNGDGTFVATPLLYSANSPILPPQAVGVGAVADLNGDGFTDLIALGPNSLVTGLANAKGGFSYQTTLPYSTYGTVYVELSTGDFNGDGRQDIVLVGDDGTAAVALSNGDGTFRTPVNPITPSMALACALYYSAVGDINGDGKLDLVFAYPGDVGCGGSTVPSGYFTVLGNGDGTFKTPTFYASGTDLYTVTLASFHGKNNPLDLILGSSGLFTLSGSASILKGNGDGTFEAPTVVYTGNSVQQILTDDFNQDGSPDLTLVTLDSGTGGEAMLYAGNGDGTFKKSTGLGANTINNSAIYADVNGDGIPDLIGDDRYGLMFVNLGTGQGSFAPSINYFFSGITTPLFAGNFLGDNTQSIVGFSEYLGGTAFFMNQGGTSLTVTASPSPVAGGTSVVLTANLAATLSHQPEPIGTIKFYDNSSTLLGSSPVGTPFSFTGLQPGVHSITAVYSGDAHFNPNTSTPFTVTISAPPPPDPDFTFTSSAVTLTLAAGLSGTLNLTIADNASLTSKTTFQCSGLPAESSCSFTPSTLSVSAGNSGTTTLSISTKAASTNIRLKVGSQAHLAGLGVIAAGGLLFLILPRKRAGWFLLVAVVTLGSLIPLSGCGGGSSPSTPTGSSDPGTPTGTSNITVTATATSGSTTITHTATIALTVQ; this comes from the coding sequence ATGCACTTCCGCTGGTCTTCAGCTTTCTCTGCCTTGATTTTCCTCGCCGTACCCGCCTCATTCCAGATGGCGGCTGCTCAGACACCTACCGCAACCCCGAACTTCGGTGGTTTTTACGCAGCTCCAGTCGTGAGTGCAGGATCTACGGAAAGCGCCACAATCGTCACTGGCGACTTCAATAAGGATGGCAAACCGGATTTAGTAACAGTGAACTCCAGCGGACAGCTCGAAATTCTACTGAATAATGGCAGCGGTGGCTTTGAAACGCCTTCCATCATTGCGGCACCAAAACTATCCGGGATCAACTCATACACCCTCAATGCAGCGATAGCCCTGGATCTAAATGGAGATGGCTACTCAGATCTTGTTCTGGGAACGTCACCCAATTCGTCTTTGCATCCGGCCCTCGTTGTTCTTCTTAATCAAAAGAACGGCTCCTTCGGAGCCCCTGTAACCTTGTCGTTGCCAAATCCAACGGGGTATCCAATCGATACCTATTCCTATGGCCTCGCTCAAACAACGACCTCTGGTCATAACGATATTGTTGCAGTCGAGTGGCTCAACACTGACCAAATATTGCTGCAAGTCTTAACCAATGATGGATCTGGGAATTTTTCTCCCCAGACTGCACAGACCATTAACGTCCCTGTCGCGCAACAGCCCTACTCCTCTGCCCACGTGATGCCTGCATTTGCAGATGTTAACCACGATGGCAAACAGGATCTTTTATTGGAGCGAGAAGATGATCGGTTGCTTACCGACTACGTGGACGTGCTACTAGGCAACGGTAACGGCACCTTCCAGCTTCCCTCCCCAAATACCACCGTCACATTTCCGTCATCCAACGCCGGACTTGTGCCCTATACAGTACTGACGGCGCAGAGCCTGACTACCGATGCCTCAAAAGCTGATCTCATTTTGATCAATTACGCAGGCGTATACACCGCGTTGGGCAATGGTGACGGAACGTTTCAAACACCCAATTTACTTCTGAATAAAACACAGACGCCAAATCAATCACTGCAGACGGGATGTGTCTTGCAGGTTCAGGCCGTGGATCTAAACGGGGATAGCAAACCTGACCTAGTTGCCGTCGGATGCGGTGCGCTGGTCACGTATCTCGGTAACGGCGACGGTACCTTTAACGGAATCACAGGCACAGCAGTAGGGTTTGATGACGGAGGATATGGCTCTGTAAATTTGATCGTTACAGCAGACTTCAACGGCGACGGTAAGGTAGACTTCGCCAACAGCGATGCAAGCGGCAATGTCGAACTTGGCATTGGCAACGGCGATGGAACTTTTGTAGCTACACCGCTGCTGTACTCTGCCAACTCCCCGATTCTGCCACCTCAAGCAGTTGGGGTTGGAGCTGTCGCCGACTTGAACGGGGATGGTTTTACGGACTTGATTGCATTGGGGCCGAACTCCCTAGTTACAGGCCTCGCCAACGCCAAAGGTGGATTCTCATATCAAACAACTTTGCCGTACTCTACCTACGGCACGGTCTACGTGGAACTCTCGACTGGTGACTTCAATGGAGATGGCAGACAGGACATCGTTCTTGTTGGAGATGACGGAACGGCCGCAGTAGCTTTATCCAATGGCGATGGGACATTTAGAACTCCCGTCAACCCCATCACTCCTTCGATGGCTCTGGCGTGTGCACTTTATTACAGCGCAGTCGGCGACATCAATGGAGATGGGAAGCTGGACCTGGTATTTGCCTATCCCGGTGACGTTGGCTGTGGCGGCAGTACTGTTCCATCGGGCTATTTCACAGTGCTGGGCAATGGCGACGGAACATTCAAGACTCCAACCTTCTACGCCTCAGGAACGGACTTATATACCGTTACACTTGCAAGTTTCCATGGGAAAAATAATCCCCTTGACCTTATCCTCGGCTCATCTGGTCTCTTCACCCTATCCGGTAGCGCCAGCATACTAAAGGGCAACGGTGACGGAACATTCGAAGCTCCCACCGTCGTGTACACCGGAAACTCCGTTCAACAGATTCTCACCGATGACTTCAACCAGGATGGCAGCCCAGATCTCACCCTGGTCACCCTGGATTCAGGAACCGGTGGCGAAGCAATGTTATACGCAGGTAATGGAGATGGAACCTTCAAGAAGAGTACCGGCTTAGGCGCAAACACCATCAACAATTCTGCTATCTATGCCGACGTAAACGGTGACGGTATTCCAGATTTGATCGGCGATGATAGGTACGGTTTGATGTTTGTAAATCTGGGTACAGGGCAAGGTAGCTTTGCCCCATCTATCAATTACTTTTTTTCGGGAATTACCACCCCTCTCTTTGCGGGCAACTTTCTTGGCGACAATACACAAAGTATCGTGGGGTTCAGCGAATACCTCGGTGGAACAGCATTCTTCATGAATCAGGGTGGAACCTCACTCACCGTAACCGCATCACCCAGTCCCGTCGCGGGCGGCACAAGCGTAGTCTTGACTGCAAATCTGGCAGCAACGCTGTCCCATCAGCCAGAACCCATAGGGACCATTAAGTTTTATGACAACAGTTCGACGCTGCTGGGAAGCAGCCCAGTGGGAACTCCGTTTTCCTTTACAGGATTGCAACCTGGGGTGCATAGCATCACGGCCGTCTACTCCGGTGATGCTCATTTCAATCCCAATACCTCGACACCTTTCACAGTCACGATATCAGCGCCTCCACCGCCTGATCCTGATTTCACATTCACATCCAGCGCTGTGACCCTTACCTTGGCAGCAGGTCTATCGGGAACCCTGAACTTAACCATCGCAGATAACGCCAGTCTCACTTCTAAAACCACGTTCCAATGCAGCGGATTACCTGCTGAGTCCTCCTGTTCCTTCACTCCATCAACCCTCAGTGTGTCTGCAGGGAACTCGGGAACAACTACGCTAAGCATCAGCACCAAAGCTGCCTCAACAAATATCCGGTTAAAAGTAGGCTCTCAGGCCCATCTGGCAGGCCTTGGAGTAATTGCTGCCGGAGGGCTGCTTTTCCTTATCCTGCCGAGAAAACGCGCAGGATGGTTTCTATTGGTTGCCGTAGTGACCTTGGGAAGTCTGATCCCCCTGAGCGGATGCGGTGGTGGATCAAGCCCATCGACCCCAACCGGCTCTTCCGATCCTGGAACTCCCACCGGGACCAGCAATATAACGGTAACTGCAACCGCAACCTCCGGAAGTACAACGATCACTCACACCGCAACCATCGCGCTGACCGTGCAGTGA
- the rpsT gene encoding 30S ribosomal protein S20 yields MANHVSSLKRARQTVVKTEVNRANRTRVRGSLRLMRESLAKGDVKAAQEQFKATVSALDKSVQKGVLHKNTVSRYKSRLNARLKALVLAPAKA; encoded by the coding sequence ATGGCAAATCATGTTTCGTCACTCAAGCGCGCCCGTCAAACGGTCGTAAAGACTGAAGTTAACCGCGCCAACCGCACCCGCGTTCGCGGCAGCCTACGCCTGATGCGCGAAAGCCTCGCCAAGGGCGACGTGAAAGCAGCCCAGGAGCAGTTCAAGGCCACCGTCTCCGCTCTCGACAAGAGCGTACAAAAGGGTGTCCTGCACAAGAACACCGTCTCCCGTTACAAGAGCCGGTTGAATGCTCGCCTGAAGGCTCTCGTTCTGGCTCCAGCCAAGGCCTAG